In one Echinicola marina genomic region, the following are encoded:
- a CDS encoding metallophosphoesterase has translation MKQAHYYIDRRKFLKLSSAFTGGMFLSSFNLIGKGKTIRVGLVTDSHYADAEAKGTRYYRESLDKMREFVEVMNDEKVDFVMHLGDFKDQDVNQREEDTLKFLQDIESVYAQFKGPRYHCLGNHDVDSIRKEQFLSNTENTGIAKDKSYYSFDQKGMHFIVLDANYHEDGRDHFYKDGVDWTNTNIPETELEWLKADLESNSLPTVVFCHHPLFEYFHGKSQMHVNNYERVKAILEESGKVMAVFQGHVHEERFECQKGIHYVTQLAMVDGSGLKNSSFSILEIDKKGINLLGFKKASGHKMKRAKHSKN, from the coding sequence ATGAAACAGGCCCATTATTATATCGACAGAAGGAAGTTTTTAAAGCTTTCAAGTGCCTTTACAGGTGGTATGTTTTTATCTTCTTTCAACCTGATTGGAAAGGGGAAGACCATCAGAGTAGGCTTGGTGACGGATTCCCACTATGCGGATGCAGAGGCAAAAGGCACGAGATACTACAGGGAGTCGCTGGATAAAATGAGAGAATTTGTAGAAGTGATGAATGATGAAAAAGTGGATTTTGTCATGCATCTGGGGGACTTTAAAGATCAGGATGTAAATCAGCGAGAGGAAGATACGCTTAAATTTTTACAGGATATTGAATCTGTCTATGCCCAATTTAAAGGGCCTCGATACCATTGCTTGGGCAATCATGATGTGGACAGTATTCGCAAAGAGCAGTTTCTGTCCAATACAGAAAACACAGGGATTGCTAAGGATAAGAGCTATTATTCTTTTGATCAGAAAGGGATGCATTTTATTGTTTTGGATGCCAATTACCATGAGGATGGCCGTGACCATTTTTATAAAGACGGTGTTGATTGGACCAATACCAATATCCCTGAGACTGAATTAGAATGGCTAAAGGCAGATCTTGAAAGTAATTCCTTGCCTACCGTCGTATTTTGCCACCATCCACTTTTTGAATATTTTCATGGAAAAAGCCAGATGCATGTCAATAATTATGAGCGAGTGAAAGCTATTTTGGAGGAATCTGGAAAGGTGATGGCAGTTTTTCAAGGACATGTGCATGAAGAACGTTTTGAGTGTCAAAAAGGAATTCATTACGTAACTCAATTGGCTATGGTGGATGGGAGCGGACTAAAGAATAGTAGCTTTTCCATTTTGGAAATAGACAAAAAGGGAATCAATCTGCTTGGTTTCAAAAAAGCCAGTGGTCATAAGATGAAAAGGGCAAAGCACTCGAAAAACTAA
- a CDS encoding arylsulfatase, producing MRNYLSYLLFGTVLLLFPNKLFSQSPGKPNVILIITDDQGYGDLGITGNPYVKTPNIDQLARESIRFNQFYVSPVCAPTRSSLMTGRYSLRTGIRDTYNGGAIMASEEITLAEMLKDAGYQTGAFGKWHLGDNHPSRPNDQGFDESLIHLSGGMGQVGDFTTYFKGDSSYFDPVLWHNGQKEAYEGYCSDIFAGEAIKFIEDNSHQPFFCYLAFNAPHTPLQVPEEYYEKYRDIDPSVGFDEEKKPYRDMSEKDKEDARKVYAMVNNIDDNLGRLFRKLKELGIEKNTILVFMTDNGPQQMRYLAGMRGKKGDVYRGGVRVPFYLKYPAAFDGDMDIETSAMHMDVLPTLADLCQADLPTDRVIDGKSLLPLMQGEKVAWEERPLFFYWTRRYPELYQNMALQQGDYRLVAHASYDSNWQDFELFDMGEDPYERHNINEENPAVAQNMKKQLEAIYKELIQSEHIKNQPFISVGNEQENPVVLNRNDAGGERGIWNQEEVYGKWRVKVEKGRYSIRYKFIKPIPAGGRMVLEAGAQVFQSKNSEETDMIVMDNVNLDKMEGDLIPFYAVKGKNIMPFWVEIEKLEY from the coding sequence ATGAGAAACTATCTTAGCTATCTGCTTTTTGGTACAGTACTTTTATTATTTCCGAATAAACTTTTTTCACAGTCCCCAGGAAAACCAAATGTAATATTAATCATCACGGATGATCAAGGATATGGTGACCTTGGTATTACAGGCAATCCTTATGTGAAGACCCCAAATATTGATCAGCTGGCAAGGGAGAGCATTCGCTTTAACCAATTTTATGTTTCCCCGGTTTGTGCGCCTACAAGGTCCAGTTTGATGACGGGACGTTATTCCCTTCGTACAGGAATTAGGGATACTTATAATGGAGGTGCCATTATGGCCTCGGAGGAAATCACCTTGGCAGAAATGCTCAAAGATGCTGGCTACCAAACAGGGGCTTTTGGAAAGTGGCATTTAGGTGACAACCATCCATCGCGACCAAATGATCAGGGTTTTGATGAATCTTTGATCCATTTGTCTGGAGGCATGGGACAGGTAGGGGATTTTACCACTTACTTTAAAGGAGACAGCAGTTATTTTGATCCGGTTCTTTGGCATAATGGTCAGAAGGAAGCCTACGAGGGCTATTGTTCGGATATTTTTGCCGGGGAGGCCATAAAGTTTATTGAAGATAATTCCCATCAGCCTTTTTTCTGCTATTTGGCCTTCAATGCTCCACATACTCCCTTGCAAGTGCCTGAAGAGTATTACGAAAAGTATAGGGATATTGACCCCTCTGTTGGATTTGATGAAGAAAAAAAGCCCTACCGGGATATGAGTGAGAAGGATAAGGAGGATGCCCGTAAGGTTTATGCAATGGTGAACAATATCGATGATAATTTGGGGCGATTATTCAGAAAATTGAAGGAATTGGGCATAGAGAAAAATACTATTTTGGTCTTTATGACAGATAATGGCCCACAGCAAATGCGCTATTTGGCTGGCATGCGTGGAAAAAAGGGTGATGTTTATAGAGGGGGTGTTAGGGTGCCTTTTTACCTGAAATATCCAGCAGCCTTCGATGGGGATATGGACATTGAAACTAGCGCTATGCATATGGATGTGTTGCCCACTTTAGCAGACTTATGTCAGGCAGACTTGCCAACAGATCGTGTAATTGACGGCAAAAGTTTATTGCCGCTGATGCAGGGAGAAAAGGTGGCTTGGGAGGAAAGGCCCCTGTTTTTTTATTGGACCAGAAGGTATCCTGAGCTTTATCAAAATATGGCTTTGCAGCAAGGGGATTATAGATTGGTGGCCCATGCCAGTTATGATTCAAATTGGCAGGATTTTGAGCTTTTCGATATGGGAGAAGATCCCTATGAGCGTCATAATATTAATGAGGAAAACCCTGCGGTGGCCCAAAATATGAAAAAGCAATTGGAGGCTATTTATAAGGAATTGATTCAATCGGAGCATATCAAAAACCAACCTTTTATCTCTGTAGGTAATGAGCAAGAAAACCCTGTGGTGCTTAACAGGAATGATGCTGGAGGAGAACGTGGCATATGGAATCAAGAGGAGGTTTATGGCAAATGGAGGGTAAAAGTGGAAAAAGGAAGATATAGCATACGATATAAATTTATTAAACCTATTCCTGCTGGTGGAAGGATGGTGCTGGAAGCAGGAGCTCAAGTATTTCAATCCAAGAATTCAGAGGAGACTGATATGATTGTAATGGATAATGTGAATTTGGATAAAATGGAGGGGGATTTGATACCTTTTTATGCTGTAAAAGGAAAAAATATCATGCCTTTTTGGGTGGAAATAGAAAAACTGGAGTATTAA
- a CDS encoding sugar O-acetyltransferase, producing MTEKEKMLAGQIYNTLDPELLERYHKARKLIKDYNLLDSEDMEKREAILNELLGEKGEKVWIEAPFFCDYGEHISIGENTFVNMNCTFLDDNIIRIGKNGLIAPGVQIYTASHPLRASERIRKPEEHAPGAPIYKTFSKPVSIGDNVWIGGNVCIMPGVTIGDNVTIGAGSVVTKDIPDNVLAFGNPCRVIKTIE from the coding sequence ATGACAGAAAAAGAAAAAATGCTTGCGGGACAGATTTATAATACTTTGGATCCCGAACTTCTGGAACGTTATCATAAAGCTCGAAAGCTTATCAAAGACTATAACTTGTTGGATTCGGAGGATATGGAAAAAAGGGAAGCAATTTTAAATGAGCTTTTGGGAGAGAAGGGAGAAAAGGTATGGATAGAAGCACCTTTTTTCTGTGATTATGGTGAGCACATTAGCATTGGTGAAAATACCTTTGTGAATATGAATTGTACATTCTTGGATGACAATATAATTCGTATTGGTAAGAATGGATTGATTGCACCGGGAGTTCAAATTTATACTGCTTCACATCCCTTAAGGGCTTCAGAAAGAATCAGAAAGCCAGAAGAACATGCTCCAGGAGCGCCCATTTATAAGACATTTTCAAAGCCTGTGAGCATAGGTGATAATGTTTGGATTGGTGGAAATGTATGTATTATGCCAGGTGTGACAATTGGAGATAATGTAACCATTGGCGCTGGATCTGTAGTGACCAAAGATATACCGGACAACGTTCTGGCTTTTGGGAATCCATGCCGTGTTATAAAAACGATAGAATAG
- a CDS encoding DUF1835 domain-containing protein, with amino-acid sequence MAKSFHILNGDALREKFPSSLIGEIIVFRECLVDGDINGDSDQEFYQSRAQFISKAYGDVKPERYFEITVSELEKIKQIPQESSVYLWFEDDLFCQVNCWYVLHQLSNQHHSGEVILVRPFTRLEYGFGGLDMQGLKEAFERGKFLSNEEFLVLSKMWKAYLSKNDNELYDLVNELPDFFSYLLEAVKAEVARRPSNGDFGRPEQSIINIIEELQTDEFAPVFREFCKRESIYGFGDLQVKNLLEKVKNSK; translated from the coding sequence ATGGCAAAAAGCTTTCATATATTGAATGGTGATGCCCTAAGGGAGAAATTTCCAAGCTCCTTGATAGGTGAGATCATCGTATTTAGGGAATGCCTAGTAGATGGTGATATTAATGGTGATTCCGATCAGGAATTTTACCAAAGCCGAGCTCAGTTTATAAGCAAAGCATATGGGGATGTTAAGCCGGAAAGGTATTTTGAAATTACAGTGTCGGAGTTGGAAAAAATCAAGCAAATCCCTCAAGAATCCAGCGTGTATTTGTGGTTTGAGGATGACCTTTTCTGTCAGGTTAATTGCTGGTATGTATTGCATCAGTTGAGTAATCAGCATCATTCAGGCGAGGTGATTTTGGTGAGACCATTTACCCGTTTGGAATATGGTTTTGGGGGATTGGATATGCAGGGCTTGAAGGAGGCGTTTGAAAGGGGAAAATTCCTATCAAATGAGGAGTTTTTGGTCTTAAGTAAGATGTGGAAAGCTTATCTGTCGAAAAATGACAATGAACTGTATGATTTAGTAAATGAACTACCTGATTTTTTCTCTTATTTGCTTGAGGCAGTGAAAGCTGAAGTTGCCAGGAGACCTTCTAACGGTGATTTTGGAAGGCCTGAACAAAGTATAATTAATATCATTGAGGAGCTTCAAACCGATGAGTTTGCTCCTGTATTTAGGGAATTTTGTAAGCGTGAAAGCATCTATGGTTTTGGGGATTTACAGGTCAAGAATTTGCTGGAGAAGGTGAAAAATTCAAAGTGA
- a CDS encoding putative signal transducing protein: protein MSLIALKTFDNSVEANLLKTKLESEGIQTFLMDENMVTLNPLLSISVGGIKLMVPEELLEKAVGILNKYNQAPIYDDKGNIVKCPHCESSNIVSETSSFKDGKGILALMLSAIFFVLPLYVRRYHRCLDCNQVFDKHK, encoded by the coding sequence ATGAGCCTAATAGCCTTAAAAACTTTTGATAATTCGGTTGAAGCAAATCTTTTAAAAACCAAATTGGAAAGTGAAGGGATTCAAACATTCTTGATGGATGAGAATATGGTTACCCTCAATCCTTTGCTTAGCATTTCAGTTGGAGGGATCAAGTTGATGGTTCCGGAAGAATTGCTGGAAAAAGCAGTCGGCATATTGAATAAATATAATCAGGCGCCCATTTACGATGACAAGGGTAATATAGTAAAATGTCCCCATTGCGAGTCCAGCAATATAGTTTCAGAAACAAGTTCTTTTAAAGATGGAAAGGGAATTTTGGCCTTAATGCTTTCTGCAATCTTTTTTGTTTTGCCTTTATATGTTAGGCGATATCACAGATGTTTGGATTGTAATCAAGTGTTTGATAAACATAAATAA
- a CDS encoding DUF6438 domain-containing protein: MNRINNLFYIFIFLFSSCKYSSDVGDSFDYTGFWDCGSYIILITDSLTIHPFTDAPGFFQYQIEEDTFEVIDPDTSWNNSDFKGKISIIDSITFSLERDKERLIYKKLSSDSPFKKFNRLFFETGYCDGKWPVFRMTLMQDGKLFYEGIANTKLKGNKELLISEDLLNQLNQFLNLINIDNYPDDKLSPPAGNPRINMLIEYDDHIISIDDGLFEDKYYNILKYFFRFETLISSYNEP, translated from the coding sequence ATGAATAGGATAAATAATTTATTTTACATTTTCATATTTCTATTCTCTTCCTGTAAATATTCAAGTGATGTAGGAGATAGTTTTGATTATACTGGTTTTTGGGATTGCGGTAGTTATATTATTTTGATCACGGATTCTCTTACAATTCACCCTTTTACTGATGCACCAGGATTCTTTCAATATCAAATAGAAGAAGATACTTTCGAAGTTATAGATCCAGATACTTCTTGGAATAATTCTGACTTCAAGGGAAAAATATCAATAATTGATTCCATTACTTTTAGTTTGGAAAGAGATAAAGAAAGATTAATTTATAAAAAACTTAGCTCAGATAGTCCATTTAAGAAATTCAATAGACTTTTTTTCGAAACGGGATATTGTGATGGTAAATGGCCAGTTTTTAGGATGACATTAATGCAGGATGGGAAACTATTTTATGAGGGAATTGCCAATACAAAATTAAAGGGGAATAAAGAATTATTAATTTCTGAAGACTTATTAAACCAATTAAATCAATTTCTAAATCTTATTAATATTGATAATTATCCTGATGATAAATTATCACCACCTGCGGGAAATCCAAGGATAAATATGTTAATAGAGTATGATGATCACATTATAAGTATTGATGATGGTCTCTTTGAAGATAAATATTATAATATTTTGAAATATTTTTTCAGATTCGAAACATTGATTTCTTCTTATAATGAACCATGA